CGTCTACGTCGCCCGTCTTTGGGACTACTGCGCGGTGAAGCGCGGGGACGGCAAGTTCACCGGCCCGGCTGCAGCGGGGATGCTTGAGCGGGCTGTGCGTTTCCAGGGCGAGGCAGGAGCGCTGGCCGACGCGATGGTGTCATCGGGCCTGCTGGAGAGGCACGACGACGGCACCCTGGAGGTGCACGACTGGGCAGCCGAGCAGTCCGCCCTGGCTGCGAAGTTTGAGCGGGACCGTGCGCGTCCCCACTCCAGCCGTCGTCCCGCGCGGGGTTTTGAAGATTCCCGCACGGGGTCCGCACGGGGTCCGCACGGGGTCCGCACGGTTCCCGCTCAAACCCCGCCAGGGGAGAGTAGAGAGAAGAGAGTAGAGAAGAAGCAGTCTCCTACGGAGACTGCGGACCGCGCTGGCGCGCAGCCCGCCCTGGCTTCGGTGGAGCCGACTCTCCTCGGCCTTGAGTTGCCTCCCGCGGAACCGAAGCCCCCGCGTCCAGACAGCCCAGCGGCGGCATGGGCGAAGCGCGCGGCCGAGGCGCGGCGGGCCGTCATCCCTGCGACGGCCGTCCAGGAGACTAAGTTCAACCGGAGCCAGTGGGCGCGCCTGGGTGAGGCGCTGAAGACGCACGGCACCCTCACCCTGGACGCCGCCCTCACCCTCTACCTCGCCGCCGACGGGTACCCGCGAGAGCAGGACTACGCGCTCGGACTCTTCATCGCCCAGGTGGACGAGTGGGTGACGAAGGCCCACGGCGCCGCAGCCCGGGCCCGCGCTGGCCCCGGGAGCGACAAGCCCCGCCTGGACCCTCGCCCCGTCACCCACTCCATGCCGGCAGTCGCCGGCGACAAGCCACGCCTGTGAGCCCCGCCATGCTGCGCAACCATGAAGCCGAGAGAGCTGTCATTGGGTGTGTCCTCGTCGGACGCGCCAGCCTTGACGACTGCGGCCACCTGCCCGTCGACGAGTTCGATCATCCAATGCATCGCGATGTCTGGGAGGCAGTACTTCGCGTCCATGCTGCCCGGAAGCCCATCGACGGACTGGCCGTCGCCGAGGAATTGAAGGCTGCTGGGAAACTCGCGGCCATCGGCACCGGCATCATGGACCTGGAGGAGTCCTGCCCCATCCTCGCGCATGCCGCGTCCTACGCGGAGTTGGTGCGCCAGGCGGCAATGCGCCGACGCCTGGACGCACTCCTCACGGAGGCCGCCCGCTCAAACCGCAGTGGCAAGGCGCCGGCGGAGGTGGCGCTGGAGGCATCCGCGAAGCTGGCGCAGCTCAGCTCCGCGGTGCGCGAGCGCCGCCGCACCTTCCGCGATGCGATGGAAGTCTTGCTGGAGCGATTCCACGAAGTGCGCTCTGGCGGCTATGAGCATTACCTGCCAACCGGCATCGACGTCTGGGACGAGCTGCTGGGCGGACTGGAGCGCGGGAAGCTGGAAATCCTCTGTGCCTATCCGTCTGTCGGCAAGGGTGCGGTCGCCGGTCGGATCCTCCTGAACCTCGCTCAGGGCGGCCGGAAGTGCAGCCTCTTCTCGCTGGAGGATCCGGAAATCTGGCTCCCGAAGCGCCACCTGGCCGCGAAGAGCGGAGTCCCTGTCCGCCGCCTCATGGAGGCCCAGCGCCTGCCAGAGCACTACGAGCGGAACATCGAGGACGTTGTCATGCAGTCCCTGGAGTGGGGCGACAACCTCCTCATCGACGACCGGAGCGGGCTCACTGCGGACCAGATTGGCGTGGCCGCGCGACAAGATGTCGTGCAGCACGGCGCCCAGGCAATCGTCGTCGACAACGCGTCGGAGATCGACGTCTCGGGGAGCGACGACAGGCACGACGTCCGGACGGCCCACGCAGTGCGCGTCCTGCGCAATGTGGCGAAGGACCTGAACGTGCCAGTGCTGCTGCTGATGCACCTGAAGAAGTTGGGCAACACCACGAAGGAGCCTCGCTACATCCGGCCCAACACTGAGTTGCTGAAGAACTCCGGCGCCTTCGCCGAGGCAGCCCGGAAAATCGTTGCGCTCTGGCTCGATGAAGACGACCGGGACTCCATCATCGGCACGGTGCTCAAGCAGACGGAGGGCGAGAAGGACATCGACTTCGCGATGCCGTTCCGCGCCTCGGCCGGGCTCGTCGAGTCGGTGGGCGGAAGGAAGCGCGCCGGCGACACGGGCTACTCGCAGGACAACCGAGGTGCCGCATGACGTGCCCGAAGCACAAGCAGTGCCCCAACCTGCCGCGCCTCATGGACGCGTACAAGGCCCGCGGAGAGTTGCGCGCGCAGTTGGAGGCAAGCGAGGCGGAGGTGCGGCGCCTGCGTCTGCGCCTCGCGGGCGTGGGCATCCACGAGGCCGAGTCGCCGTACACGCCGCCGCCCGCGCACGTGCCGTGCGGCGTGCCCACTGCGGAGGGCCCGTGCCCGGAGCCCGCGCCGCTGGGTGGCACCTGCGCTGCCCACCTGGCCGACGAGGTGATGCCGTGACGGTGCTCCTCGCCTGCGGCAGCAGCGGCCTGCACCTGGGCCACCTGCCCGTGCTCCGCGAGTACATGCGGCGCTTCGTCACGCGGCCTGGGACGTTGCTCGTCCACGGCGCGGGAGACGCGCGCAAGACGGACGAGCCCGAGGCCATCGGCGCGGACCGGCTGTGGGAGGTGGCAGCCGCCGTCGAGTGGCCGTGGTTCGACGTGCATGCCGTCGAGCGCTTCCCTGCGGATTGGAAACGCGACGGCCACCGCGCGGGCCCGCTGCGCAACGAGGTGGTGCGCGACGCCGTGCGCGCACTCGCCGCTCAGGGCCACCTCGTCGGCTGGGTGGCGGCGCATACGGACCGGAGCCTGGGCAAGGGCACCCGGCACATGACGGAGCTCTGCCGGGCCGAGGGCTGGCCGGGCCGGGCGTTGATTCTCGCCCCTGACGGGCGACTGCTTGAGGAGGTGCGGTGATGGCGCTGTGCAAGGACGAGAGGACGCTGACGTGCCACTGCGGCAGGGTGTTCCGGACGAGGCACTCACGCGCGCGCTGGTGCAGCGTGGCGTGCACCCATGCTGCGAAGCGCCTGGGCTTGTCGAAGCCGTACGATTTGGATGATCCGGGCGTCCGGTACGACGTGCCGCTGGATGGGCTCGACATCCACGCCCGCGAGGCCCGGCGCGAGGAGCGCATCGCGCGACTCATCTCCGACGGGGTGCCACTCCTGGCCCTCTGCGAGCGCTTCGACTGCGGAGAGAGTTTCGTGCGCGGCATCGCCCAGCGGCAGGGGCTGCCCATCGTCCCCGGCTACACCGGCGCCCCGCCGGTCATGGGGGTGTGACGTGCGCCACGCCTGCCGTCGCGATGCCAACGAGAAGCCCATCGTCCAGGCGCTACGGTTCGCCGGGTGGACGGTGGAGCGCGTCAACGCCACAGGCTTCCCCGACCTGGTCTGCGTCCGCCGCGGGCAGGTGCTGCTGCTCGAGGTGAAGGCCGTGAAGGGCGGCCGCATGAAGCCAGCCCAGGTGGATCTCCACGCCCGGCTCCGCGCGGCTGGCCTGGCAGTCGCCATCGTCACCACGCCCGAGGAGGCCCTCGCGGCGACCCGCGGCGAGGTGGTGCGTACTGCCCTCGATGTCCGCGCGGAGAAGCGCCCTGGCAGTCGCCGCCTCGCCGCCGAGGCCTCTGGCGCTGCCCAGGACGAGCCGGGGACACCGGAGTCCACCCCCGAGTCGTCCCGTGCAATGGCGCCCCCTTCCCGGCCGCCACGCGCGATTCCTGTTGGGGCGCCACGAGCCGCCGCGAAGTCGAAGGACTGGAAGGGCCTCGCGAAGCCCGCCAGCTACCCAGCACAGGAGGAGCCATGACGTGCAGCAAGGAGGGCAAGGTGTGTCATTGCGGCAACCTGGTGCCGGACACCCGTGGAAGACGAGGGGGGCCGCCGAAGTGGTGCAGTCGCCGGTGTGCCGTGGCCGCGTCCAACCTCGGACTCGCGGGGCGGCGCGTGCCGAATGGGCAGGGGCGCATGCCAGACGTGGCCCTGGCGGAGCGCGGGTACTGCCGCCCGGAGGGCATGACTCGCGAGGAGGCCCGGGTGCGCCGCTACCACATCGCCGCGGGCATGCTGCGCGAGGGCCACAACGCCTCCGAGGTGATGGAGCGTTTCGCCGAGTCCGGCATCTCCATCGATGACGTGTGCCGTGTCCACGGCGTGCGCCTCCCGCCCACGGCAGGCCACCTGCCCGCCGGCATCCCTTCCTGGTGACACCATGGCCTGTGCGAAACCACGCCCCCCGCTCACCCCAGCGCAACGGCAGCTGTGCTCGAAGTGGTACCCGCTCGCGGTGAAACTGACGCTGCGGCAGATGGCGCGCACCCGGCGTCTGGAGCACCGTCACGACGAGGCTGAGGGCCTGGCAGCCGAAGCGCTGCTGAAGGCCGCACACGCCTGGCAGCCCTCCCGCTCCCGCTTCCCCTGGTTCCTCCGGTACTACGTGCGAATGGAGGTCCGCACCTTCCGGCACCATGGCGCCCGCGTCGTCCATGTGTCGGAGCGGGAGTACTACCGCAACGGCCGAGTGAAGGACGGCCTGGGCGAGGCAGTCCCTCTCGATGAGGGTCTCGCGGCCGTCATGCCGGGCCCAGCGCAGGATGTGGACGGGCTACTCGACAGCGCACGACTGCTGCGCCGAGTCCGCGGTGAGGTGTCGAGGCGGCTGCTCGCCGCCCGTCCGGCAACGGCCGCGCGCAGACGCATCGTCGCGGAGTCCGTAGGCCTCTGGGTGGAGCGCACCCTGGAGGGCGCCCCCCTGGAGTCATTGGCCTCGCGCATGGGCGTGTCCCGCCAGGCCGTGGACCAGCGCATCGCCCGCGTCCAAGTCGCCTTCGAGTCCTGGGCCGCCGAAGTCCGCGGGGAGGTGGCGCCATGACGTGCCCGGCGCCGGAGACTAGGTGCAGCGTGGAAGACTGCCAGGACCCGGCACAGCGCTCGGGGCTGTGCTGGGGGCACCTCCGTCAGCGGACGCGCGGGAAGGTGTTAGGTGACAAGCGCGCTTGGGGCCAGGGCCCGCGGCGCGTGCTGATGGAGGCCATCTTCGACCTCGTCGACGTCGACGCCATGGACGAGGAGAAGTGGGAGCGCGCCTGGCTGCGCGTCCGTGTCGCGGCCCGGAGGTACATCCTGGCTGACAAGCCCACCGACCCGAGGGGCCGGAAGGGGGAGCGTACAAAGTCCACACCTCGCTGAATCCTGTGGCGGTTGAAACTCACAGGGCAGGGGCAAGGTGTCTGAACCCAGGAAGCACCGCGCCACAGGAAGGAAGCCACCGGGCGGAGCACGCCCCGGTGCCGGCCGTCCGAAGGGCAGTCGCAACGCGCTCCCCTACGGCGCCGTCCAGGCCGTTGAGGCGGTGAGCCTGCGAGTGCCCGAGGGCGCCTCTCCGGCCGCAAAGGCGCTGGCGGACAGGGCCTTCGCACGCGTCGTGGACGTGCTGGAGGAGCGCGTGGGCTTCCAGCAGGCCGGCCACGTGTTGAAGGCGGCCACCATCATCCGTGAGGAGGTGTGCGGCCCCGTCGCGCAGAAGGTGCAGCACTCCGGCCCGGACGGGCAGGCGCTGAGCATCAACATCGACCTGGGGGCGGGGACGTGAGGCCCTGGGAGCGCATCGCCCGCGCGGCGTTGAAGTCCCGGCACTACTACCGGCGGCTGGCGGACAGCCTCATGAACGGCGACTTCGACTGTCCTGGCTGTGGGTGCCTCACGAACAACGGCATCTGCACGGGCTGTCGGTACGACACGAGCCCGATGGCGCTGCTGAAGAAGCGCGTCGCCGAGTTGGAAGTTGCGGCGACGCAACGCCCAGGGTTGCTGCTGCGCGCCGACGCATCTGGTCGAGTGAACGTCCAGGTCCGGTCGAAGAGCCTCGTGGTCCAGTCCGGGGAGCGGATCGCGGTGCGCCTCCGTCTCGCCTTCCGCTTCTTGCTCACTGGCCGAATGGAGCTTGCGAACGCCGTCAGCACGTTCCCCGACGTCACGCCGGAGGCGAAGTGAACTCCGTCGCCTACCGCGCCCCGCCGACGCTCGCGCGCTTCATGCGCAGCAACGCTTTCGTGCGCTGCTGCGTGGGCCCCGTTGGCAGCGGGAAGTCCTCCGCCGCCTGCGTGGAGGTAGTGCGCCGCGCGGCGGAGCAGGCGGCAGGCCCGGACGGCGTGCGTCGTACGCGCTTCGCCGTCATCCGCAACACGTACCGGGAACTCAAGGACACGACACGCAAGACGTTCGAGCAGTGGGTGCTGCCGGCCGTCGGGAAGTGGCACGAGCAGGACTTCACCTTCACCGTCGACATACCCCTGCGCGA
This region of Corallococcus silvisoli genomic DNA includes:
- a CDS encoding replicative DNA helicase; its protein translation is MLRNHEAERAVIGCVLVGRASLDDCGHLPVDEFDHPMHRDVWEAVLRVHAARKPIDGLAVAEELKAAGKLAAIGTGIMDLEESCPILAHAASYAELVRQAAMRRRLDALLTEAARSNRSGKAPAEVALEASAKLAQLSSAVRERRRTFRDAMEVLLERFHEVRSGGYEHYLPTGIDVWDELLGGLERGKLEILCAYPSVGKGAVAGRILLNLAQGGRKCSLFSLEDPEIWLPKRHLAAKSGVPVRRLMEAQRLPEHYERNIEDVVMQSLEWGDNLLIDDRSGLTADQIGVAARQDVVQHGAQAIVVDNASEIDVSGSDDRHDVRTAHAVRVLRNVAKDLNVPVLLLMHLKKLGNTTKEPRYIRPNTELLKNSGAFAEAARKIVALWLDEDDRDSIIGTVLKQTEGEKDIDFAMPFRASAGLVESVGGRKRAGDTGYSQDNRGAA
- a CDS encoding VRR-NUC domain-containing protein, which codes for MRHACRRDANEKPIVQALRFAGWTVERVNATGFPDLVCVRRGQVLLLEVKAVKGGRMKPAQVDLHARLRAAGLAVAIVTTPEEALAATRGEVVRTALDVRAEKRPGSRRLAAEASGAAQDEPGTPESTPESSRAMAPPSRPPRAIPVGAPRAAAKSKDWKGLAKPASYPAQEEP